In one window of Pseudomonas sp. IAC-BECa141 DNA:
- a CDS encoding ammonium transporter has product MENLQSAVDTLVHSSNTLFILIGAVMVLAMHAGFAFLEVGTVRQKNQVNALSKILSDFAVSTLAYFFIGYWLSYGVTFLQPAAVLSADHGYGLVKFFFLLTFAAAIPAIISGGIAERARFVPQLCATALIVAFIYPFFEGMIWNGNYGLQAWLTAQFGAAFHDFAGSVVVHAMGGWLALAAVLLLGPRNGRYRDGKLVAFAPSSIPFLALGSWILIVGWFGFNVMSAQTLQGVSGLVAVNSLMAMVGGTVAALIVGRNDPGFLHNGPLAGLVAVCAGSDLMHPVGALVTGAIAGALFVWCFTAAQVKWRIDDVLGVWPLHGLCGVWGGIACGIFGSTALGGLGGVSLISQLIGTALGVAVALIGGFVVYGSIKALHGLRLSQEQEYYGADLSLHKIGAVSQD; this is encoded by the coding sequence ATGGAAAATCTGCAAAGCGCTGTGGACACACTGGTTCACAGTTCCAACACGTTGTTCATTCTGATCGGTGCGGTCATGGTGCTGGCCATGCACGCCGGATTCGCGTTTCTGGAGGTCGGAACGGTTCGCCAGAAAAACCAGGTCAACGCCCTGTCGAAGATTCTCAGCGACTTCGCGGTGTCGACGCTCGCCTATTTCTTTATAGGCTATTGGCTTTCGTACGGGGTGACCTTCCTGCAACCGGCGGCGGTGCTCAGTGCCGATCATGGTTATGGACTGGTGAAGTTTTTCTTCCTGCTGACCTTTGCAGCGGCGATCCCGGCGATTATCTCCGGCGGCATCGCCGAACGGGCGCGGTTTGTGCCACAACTGTGCGCCACGGCGCTGATCGTAGCGTTCATCTACCCGTTTTTCGAAGGCATGATCTGGAACGGCAACTACGGCCTGCAAGCCTGGCTGACTGCGCAGTTCGGTGCAGCCTTCCATGACTTTGCAGGTTCTGTGGTGGTGCATGCCATGGGCGGTTGGCTGGCGCTGGCGGCGGTGTTGCTGCTCGGGCCGCGCAACGGGCGCTATCGTGACGGCAAGCTGGTGGCGTTCGCGCCTTCGAGCATTCCGTTTCTGGCATTGGGTTCGTGGATTCTGATCGTCGGCTGGTTTGGCTTCAACGTAATGAGCGCGCAAACCCTGCAGGGAGTCAGCGGACTGGTGGCGGTCAACTCGCTGATGGCGATGGTCGGCGGCACGGTGGCGGCGTTGATCGTCGGGCGCAACGACCCGGGCTTTCTGCACAACGGTCCGTTGGCCGGGCTGGTGGCAGTGTGCGCCGGTTCCGACCTGATGCACCCGGTCGGCGCGCTGGTGACCGGCGCGATTGCCGGTGCCCTTTTTGTCTGGTGTTTCACGGCGGCGCAAGTCAAATGGCGGATCGATGACGTGCTGGGTGTCTGGCCGTTGCATGGTCTGTGTGGCGTGTGGGGCGGCATTGCCTGCGGGATCTTCGGCTCGACCGCGCTGGGCGGACTCGGCGGCGTAAGCCTCATCAGCCAGTTGATCGGCACCGCCCTTGGTGTGGCGGTGGCGCTGATCGGCGGGTTTGTCGTCTACGGTTCGATCAAGGCACTGCATGGTTTGCGCCTGAGCCAGGAACAGGAGTACTACGGCGCCGACCTGTCGCTGCACAAGATCGGCGCGGTGAGCCAGGACTAG
- a CDS encoding DUF883 family protein, which produces MASIKAKTAQEILMNDFQTLVSDTERLLEHTATLAGDQADELREQIHESLLRARETLKLTEETLRERGQAAVNATEEYVSANPWQSVGIAAGVGFLIGLLATRR; this is translated from the coding sequence ATGGCCAGCATCAAGGCAAAGACTGCTCAAGAAATCCTGATGAACGACTTCCAGACGCTGGTCAGCGACACTGAACGGTTGCTGGAACACACCGCCACGCTGGCCGGTGATCAGGCTGACGAGTTGCGCGAGCAAATCCACGAGAGCCTGCTGCGCGCACGGGAAACCCTGAAGTTGACCGAGGAGACTCTGCGCGAGCGCGGTCAGGCTGCGGTCAACGCCACCGAGGAATATGTGTCCGCCAACCCTTGGCAATCGGTGGGCATCGCCGCCGGCGTAGGGTTTCTGATCGGCCTGCTGGCCACGCGGCGCTGA
- a CDS encoding phage holin family protein, with translation MSIGESGPNTGTASSTRRLGAAVLGLLHSHVELFGIELQEQKSRTVSLLLFAGLALVFALLLLVGLSTLVLIVFWDTYRLAAIIGLCVFYTLAAIFCALRLKAAIFDESSPFHGTLEELANDRERLLP, from the coding sequence ATGTCGATCGGTGAATCCGGCCCGAACACGGGCACCGCCTCCTCCACACGACGTCTGGGCGCCGCCGTTCTCGGTCTGCTGCACAGCCACGTCGAATTGTTCGGTATCGAATTGCAGGAGCAGAAGTCACGTACCGTCAGCCTGTTGCTGTTCGCCGGCCTCGCGCTGGTGTTTGCGCTGCTGTTGCTGGTTGGCCTGTCGACGCTTGTCCTGATTGTGTTCTGGGACACCTATCGCCTGGCTGCAATCATTGGTCTGTGTGTGTTCTATACCCTGGCAGCAATCTTTTGCGCGCTGCGTCTCAAGGCCGCGATCTTCGATGAATCCTCGCCCTTCCACGGCACGCTGGAAGAATTGGCCAACGACCGGGAGCGCCTGTTGCCATGA
- a CDS encoding EAL domain-containing protein, which yields MIDGQPLACFQPFIDTATGRIAGVEALGRLRQADGQLVSVGPLFADPRTPAVALRRLDRQIRDNALSRLHEAPPDWFLSLNMSPRWISRLRADQALPSLKQLARHGIDPQRIVFEITELGGNSQRLSEVVARYRDAGARIAIDDFGAGYSQLDRVLALQPDILKLDMRLFQAAALGGPSSDVVKALAQMAEKTGCWIIAEGVETTAQLNFALECGSRYVQGFLFARAHEALFGTDDFVERFAELRQSYVRQKLAERSRWMFMRQQLGELMTILQTWAQARAPLSALPQLDAFPWLLRFYQCDRHGTQLTPNLEWRQSGWVADNRYLGHNWSWRPYFYHLLAEGWEERRLTLSNTYRDATSNQYCLTAGQFFDNGERLLLIDIDAAGL from the coding sequence GTGATCGACGGGCAACCGCTCGCCTGCTTTCAACCTTTCATCGATACCGCCACCGGACGCATTGCAGGTGTCGAGGCACTGGGTCGTCTGCGCCAGGCCGATGGCCAACTGGTATCGGTCGGACCGCTGTTCGCCGACCCGCGCACCCCGGCCGTCGCGCTGCGCCGACTGGACCGGCAGATCCGGGATAACGCGTTGAGCCGACTGCACGAAGCGCCGCCGGACTGGTTTCTCAGCCTGAACATGTCACCGCGCTGGATCAGTCGCTTGCGTGCCGACCAGGCCTTGCCGAGCCTGAAACAGCTTGCACGGCACGGTATCGATCCACAGCGGATTGTTTTCGAGATTACTGAACTTGGCGGCAACAGCCAGCGCCTGAGCGAAGTCGTGGCCCGCTATCGCGATGCCGGTGCCCGGATTGCCATCGACGATTTCGGCGCCGGCTATTCGCAGCTTGATCGCGTGCTGGCGCTGCAACCGGACATTCTCAAACTCGACATGCGCCTGTTCCAGGCCGCCGCACTTGGCGGCCCGAGCAGTGACGTGGTCAAGGCCCTCGCGCAAATGGCCGAAAAAACCGGCTGCTGGATCATTGCCGAAGGCGTGGAAACCACGGCGCAGCTGAATTTCGCGCTGGAGTGCGGATCGCGCTACGTGCAAGGTTTTCTGTTCGCCCGGGCGCATGAGGCACTTTTCGGCACGGATGACTTCGTTGAGCGCTTTGCCGAGCTGCGCCAGTCCTACGTGCGCCAGAAGCTGGCCGAACGCAGCAGATGGATGTTCATGCGCCAGCAGCTCGGCGAACTCATGACCATCCTGCAAACCTGGGCCCAGGCCCGCGCCCCGCTCAGCGCCCTGCCACAGCTCGACGCCTTCCCGTGGCTGCTGCGCTTTTACCAATGCGACCGTCACGGCACCCAGCTGACGCCAAACCTGGAATGGCGACAAAGCGGCTGGGTCGCCGACAATCGCTACCTGGGCCACAACTGGTCGTGGCGCCCGTACTTCTATCACCTGCTGGCCGAAGGCTGGGAAGAACGGCGCCTGACGCTTTCCAACACCTATCGCGACGCCACCAGCAACCAGTATTGCCTGACCGCCGGACAGTTTTTCGATAACGGCGAGCGCCTGCTGCTGATCGACATCGATGCGGCAGGATTGTAG
- a CDS encoding deoxyguanosinetriphosphate triphosphohydrolase: MDWHTLLNRERLGKPLHSPQELGRSPFHKDHDRIIFSGAFRRLGRKTQVHPVSSNDHIHTRLTHSLEVSCVGRSLGMRVGETLRRALPEWCEPSDLGMVVQSACLAHDIGNPPFGHSGEDAIRHWFQQAAGRGWLDAMSDAERGDFLNFEGNAQGFRVLTQLEYHQFDGGTRLTYATLGTYLKYPWTARHADSLGYKKHKFGCYQSELPLLEQIAHKLGLPQLEEQRWARHPLVYLMEAADDICYALIDLEDGLEMELLDYAEVESLLLGLVGDDLPETYRQLGPQDSRRRKLAILRGKAIEHLTNAAARAFVEQQDALLAGTLPGDLVEHMHGPAKRCVLNAKDIARKKIFQDKRKTLHEIGAYTTLEILLNAFCGAALEQHNGRTPSFKSRRILDLLGNNAPDPHGPLHTSFLRMIDFIAGMTDSYASDMALEMTGRSSH, from the coding sequence TTGGATTGGCATACCCTGCTCAACCGCGAACGTCTCGGCAAACCCTTGCACAGCCCGCAGGAATTGGGCCGCAGCCCGTTCCATAAAGACCATGACCGCATCATCTTCTCCGGCGCCTTCCGCCGGCTGGGGCGCAAGACCCAAGTGCATCCGGTGTCGAGCAACGACCACATTCACACGCGCCTGACCCACTCGCTGGAAGTCAGTTGTGTCGGCCGCTCGCTGGGCATGCGCGTCGGCGAAACCCTGCGCCGCGCCCTGCCCGAATGGTGCGAACCGAGCGATCTGGGCATGGTGGTTCAATCAGCCTGCCTGGCGCACGACATCGGCAATCCGCCGTTTGGCCATTCCGGTGAAGACGCGATCCGTCACTGGTTCCAGCAGGCTGCCGGGCGCGGATGGCTGGACGCGATGAGCGACGCCGAGCGCGGCGACTTCCTGAATTTCGAAGGCAATGCCCAGGGTTTCCGGGTGCTCACGCAGCTGGAATATCACCAGTTCGACGGCGGGACACGACTCACCTACGCCACACTCGGCACCTATCTGAAGTACCCGTGGACCGCGCGGCACGCTGACTCCCTCGGTTACAAGAAGCACAAATTCGGTTGCTATCAGAGCGAACTGCCGTTGCTGGAGCAGATCGCCCACAAGCTCGGTCTGCCGCAACTCGAAGAGCAACGTTGGGCACGCCATCCGTTGGTGTATCTGATGGAGGCGGCGGACGACATCTGCTACGCCCTGATCGATCTGGAAGATGGCCTGGAAATGGAGCTGCTGGATTATGCCGAAGTCGAGTCGCTGCTGCTCGGTCTGGTCGGCGATGATCTGCCCGAAACCTATCGCCAGCTCGGCCCGCAGGATTCACGCCGGCGCAAACTGGCAATCCTGCGCGGCAAGGCCATCGAACACCTGACCAACGCGGCCGCCCGAGCCTTCGTCGAACAACAGGACGCACTGCTGGCCGGTACGCTGCCGGGGGATCTGGTGGAGCACATGCACGGTCCGGCCAAGCGCTGCGTGTTGAACGCCAAAGACATCGCCCGCAAGAAAATCTTTCAGGACAAGCGCAAGACCCTGCATGAAATTGGCGCTTACACGACCCTGGAGATTTTGCTCAACGCCTTCTGCGGCGCGGCCCTGGAACAGCACAACGGCCGCACGCCGTCGTTCAAGAGCCGCCGGATTCTCGATCTGCTGGGCAACAACGCACCGGATCCGCACGGTCCTCTACATACATCGTTCCTGCGCATGATCGACTTCATCGCCGGCATGACCGACAGCTACGCCAGCGACATGGCGCTGGAAATGACCGGCCGTTCCAGTCACTGA
- a CDS encoding response regulator transcription factor: MGFDYELRFIVDDHPVIRLAVRMLLEHEGYKVVGETDNGVDAMQMVREWMPDLIILDISIPKLDGLEVLSRFNAMSSPFKTLVLTAQCPTLFGIRCMQSGASGYVCKQEDLSELVSAIKAVLSGYNYFPSQALNPVRQDDVRYVELELFKSVNDRELMVLQLFAQGRTNKEIAKGMFLSNKTVSTYKKRLMQKLKAKSLVELIEMAKRNALV; encoded by the coding sequence ATGGGATTTGATTATGAACTCCGTTTTATTGTCGACGATCACCCGGTCATCCGCCTTGCCGTTCGAATGCTGCTGGAGCATGAAGGTTATAAAGTCGTCGGAGAAACCGATAACGGTGTCGATGCCATGCAGATGGTTCGCGAATGGATGCCCGACCTGATCATCCTCGACATCAGCATTCCCAAACTCGACGGCCTGGAAGTCCTGTCCCGCTTCAACGCAATGAGTTCGCCATTCAAGACGCTGGTATTGACTGCGCAATGCCCGACCCTGTTCGGCATACGTTGCATGCAGTCAGGTGCCTCGGGTTACGTGTGCAAACAGGAAGACCTGAGCGAACTGGTCAGTGCAATCAAAGCCGTACTGTCCGGTTACAACTACTTTCCCAGCCAGGCCTTGAATCCGGTTCGTCAAGATGATGTGCGCTATGTAGAACTTGAACTTTTCAAATCCGTCAATGACCGGGAACTGATGGTGCTGCAATTATTTGCTCAAGGACGCACCAACAAGGAAATAGCCAAAGGCATGTTTCTCAGCAATAAAACCGTCAGTACTTATAAAAAACGCCTCATGCAAAAACTCAAAGCCAAGTCCCTTGTAGAACTTATCGAAATGGCCAAACGTAACGCACTCGTGTGA
- a CDS encoding transporter substrate-binding domain-containing protein, whose translation MPSRLKSFLIALSACLCISAPVTVASLTFQDFVLLARSTDRSISVSLEPAQMAWLHARNELILGASAPDYPPFDMTTSGHDFEGFTADYAGLVGQATGLPVKVRRFASREAAIRALIDGSIDMLGTSNGFEAENPDIVLSRPYAVDQPVLVTREGETRSLTEGLAGLRLSMLYHYLPLDEVKAMYPKALITSYPSYQNAINAVAFDQADVFLGDTISTHYMISKGYLNNIRMANFGKHEAHGFSFAVHRNNAQLVKIIDTVLKTVPGSERENIAKRWSVGSDTLLTDQKLQLTRREEQWLKRNPVVSVVVNEAFAPLTFFDSDGNFRGISADLLELIRLRTGLRFDVRRSRNDAEMIKQVENHQADLIAALLPTTQREQTLTFSRPYLENSYVLLTRKAADSPTHLGQLKRKRLAIAQGNPMIEYLRSEFPRIQLIETPDTFSAVALLDAGQVEGAVNSLVIANYFITSRIFEQPLQITTTIGTRQAAFSLATARDNTELSSIIDKSLMSITPEELGIINGRWRGYSSVSQGTWHQYQRFFYQAIGGACLLLLLSLFWNAYMRRQIKQRKAAERALNDQLEFMGALVNGTPHPIYVRDRQGVLKSCNDSYLQAFNARREDVIGKSVMQGPSNNAFEALTYQADYQRVMAEGKPLVLDRPLQIGNRHLTIYHWILPYRDSSGEVQGIIGGWIDISERRELLDELRAAKEQADDANRAKSTFLATMSHEIRTPMNAVIGMLELTLKRMDHAHPDRSGIETAYHSAKDLLGLIGDILDIARIESGRLSLNPERINLIDTVGSVVRIFEGLARQKHLSLAMSVSPPELDVDVHLDPLRFKQVLSNLISNAIKFTEAGHIKITLDVQPTDDPERSMVQLTVQDSGIGITTQDQLRLFEPFAQAGNGGQRTVSGAGLGLVISRNLCEMMGGKLRLSSLPGVGTQVSVSLPMAILPAQVARAEDEPQIQASLIPLTVLVVDDHPANRLLMCQQLEYLGHRFSIAEDGQRGLEQWKNGEFDLVIADCNMPVMNGYELTRAIRQHEMLTRRPACTVLGFTANAQPEEIQRCKQAGMNECLFKPLSLNSLSQWVDSVKPLFRAPVFNLQGLTLLTGGNPSQTHRLLAELLNSSRLDRQELQAVSLTRDRPALAVIAHKIKGAARIAQATRLIDSCDALEQACQQALPGDEIERRCKASRLAILELEQALEQQLNRISQSKVTGA comes from the coding sequence ATGCCCAGTCGCTTAAAGAGTTTTCTGATTGCATTGAGTGCATGCCTGTGTATCAGCGCACCTGTCACGGTTGCATCGCTTACCTTCCAGGACTTTGTCCTGCTTGCGCGCTCGACCGACAGATCCATATCGGTCTCGCTCGAGCCCGCGCAGATGGCGTGGCTGCACGCTCGCAATGAGTTGATTCTTGGGGCCTCTGCTCCCGACTATCCGCCCTTCGACATGACCACCAGCGGGCACGACTTCGAGGGATTCACGGCGGACTACGCGGGGCTGGTCGGCCAGGCGACCGGTCTGCCGGTCAAGGTCAGGCGCTTCGCGTCTCGAGAAGCCGCGATTCGGGCATTGATCGACGGCAGCATCGACATGCTCGGCACATCCAACGGCTTCGAAGCGGAAAACCCGGACATCGTGCTGTCCCGCCCCTACGCCGTCGATCAACCGGTGCTGGTGACCCGCGAAGGCGAAACCCGCTCTCTGACCGAAGGCCTGGCCGGTCTGCGGCTGAGCATGCTCTATCACTATCTGCCGCTGGATGAGGTCAAGGCGATGTATCCCAAAGCCCTCATCACGTCCTATCCGTCCTACCAGAACGCAATCAACGCCGTCGCATTCGATCAGGCGGACGTGTTTCTCGGCGACACCATTTCCACGCACTACATGATCAGCAAGGGTTACCTGAACAACATCCGCATGGCCAATTTCGGCAAGCACGAGGCTCACGGGTTCAGCTTCGCCGTGCATCGCAACAACGCACAGCTGGTCAAAATCATCGACACCGTGCTCAAGACTGTCCCTGGCAGCGAGCGCGAAAACATCGCCAAGCGCTGGAGCGTCGGCAGCGACACACTGCTCACAGACCAGAAGCTGCAACTGACCCGACGCGAAGAACAGTGGCTGAAAAGGAATCCGGTGGTAAGTGTGGTCGTCAACGAGGCCTTCGCCCCGCTGACGTTCTTCGACAGTGATGGCAACTTTCGCGGCATCAGTGCCGACCTGCTCGAACTCATCCGCTTGCGCACCGGCCTGCGTTTCGACGTCCGCCGCAGCCGCAACGATGCAGAGATGATCAAGCAGGTTGAAAATCACCAGGCCGACCTTATCGCCGCCCTGCTGCCCACCACTCAGCGCGAGCAAACCCTGACCTTCAGTCGCCCCTACCTGGAAAACTCTTATGTCCTGTTGACCCGAAAAGCGGCCGACAGTCCGACCCACCTGGGTCAGCTCAAACGCAAACGACTGGCGATCGCCCAGGGCAATCCGATGATCGAATACCTGCGGTCCGAATTTCCACGTATCCAACTGATCGAAACACCCGACACCTTCAGTGCCGTGGCGTTACTCGACGCAGGTCAGGTCGAGGGCGCAGTGAACTCGCTGGTCATCGCCAACTACTTCATCACATCCCGCATTTTCGAACAGCCACTGCAGATCACCACCACCATCGGCACACGTCAGGCGGCCTTCTCCCTGGCCACAGCTCGAGACAACACGGAACTGAGCTCGATCATCGACAAGTCGCTGATGAGCATCACCCCCGAAGAACTGGGCATCATCAATGGTCGCTGGCGTGGCTACTCAAGTGTTTCGCAAGGCACATGGCATCAGTACCAGCGCTTTTTTTATCAGGCGATCGGCGGCGCCTGCCTGCTGTTGCTGCTGTCGCTGTTCTGGAATGCCTACATGCGCCGCCAGATCAAACAACGCAAGGCAGCCGAACGAGCCTTGAACGATCAACTGGAATTCATGGGCGCACTGGTCAACGGCACACCCCACCCCATCTACGTGCGTGACCGCCAGGGCGTGCTGAAAAGCTGCAATGACAGCTATCTCCAGGCGTTCAATGCCCGACGCGAAGACGTCATTGGCAAAAGTGTGATGCAGGGGCCATCGAACAATGCTTTCGAAGCCCTGACGTATCAGGCCGACTATCAGCGGGTAATGGCCGAGGGCAAACCGCTGGTGCTCGACCGGCCGCTGCAGATCGGCAACCGGCATCTGACGATCTATCACTGGATCCTGCCGTACCGGGACTCCAGCGGTGAAGTTCAGGGAATCATCGGCGGCTGGATCGACATCAGCGAGCGCCGCGAGCTGCTTGATGAGCTGCGCGCTGCCAAGGAGCAGGCGGACGATGCCAACCGGGCCAAAAGTACGTTTCTGGCGACCATGAGCCACGAGATCCGCACACCGATGAACGCCGTGATCGGCATGCTCGAGTTGACGCTCAAGCGCATGGACCACGCTCACCCGGATCGCTCCGGCATCGAAACGGCCTACCATTCTGCCAAGGATCTGCTGGGCCTGATCGGCGACATCCTGGACATTGCCCGCATCGAGTCCGGGCGGCTGAGTCTGAACCCCGAGCGAATCAACCTGATCGATACCGTCGGTTCTGTGGTCAGAATCTTCGAAGGGCTCGCCCGGCAGAAACACCTTTCACTGGCGATGTCCGTCTCTCCGCCGGAACTGGATGTCGATGTACACCTCGACCCGCTGCGCTTCAAGCAGGTGCTGTCGAACCTGATCAGCAATGCCATCAAGTTCACCGAAGCAGGACACATCAAAATCACGCTGGATGTTCAACCCACCGACGATCCGGAACGCTCGATGGTGCAACTGACCGTACAGGACAGCGGCATCGGGATCACGACGCAGGATCAGTTGCGACTGTTCGAACCCTTCGCCCAGGCCGGCAACGGCGGACAACGAACCGTCAGCGGCGCGGGCCTGGGACTGGTCATCAGCCGCAACCTTTGCGAAATGATGGGAGGAAAACTGCGGTTGAGCAGCTTGCCCGGAGTCGGCACACAGGTCAGTGTCTCGCTACCGATGGCCATCCTGCCTGCGCAAGTGGCGAGAGCAGAAGACGAACCGCAGATTCAGGCATCCCTCATCCCCTTGACGGTTCTGGTGGTCGATGACCATCCGGCCAATCGGCTTCTGATGTGCCAGCAGCTGGAGTACCTCGGGCACCGCTTCAGTATTGCCGAAGATGGCCAGCGCGGACTGGAGCAATGGAAGAACGGCGAATTCGATCTGGTCATTGCCGACTGCAACATGCCCGTCATGAACGGCTATGAGCTGACCCGGGCGATTCGTCAGCACGAAATGCTCACCCGCCGCCCGGCGTGCACGGTGCTGGGGTTCACCGCCAATGCCCAGCCGGAGGAAATCCAGCGCTGCAAACAGGCCGGCATGAACGAGTGCCTGTTCAAACCCCTGAGCCTGAACAGCCTGAGTCAATGGGTCGACAGCGTTAAGCCGTTGTTCCGTGCGCCGGTGTTCAATCTGCAAGGGCTCACGCTGCTGACCGGCGGCAACCCCTCCCAGACTCACCGCCTGCTGGCAGAACTGCTCAACAGCAGTCGTCTTGACCGGCAGGAGTTGCAGGCTGTGTCCCTCACACGGGACCGCCCTGCGCTGGCCGTCATCGCACACAAGATCAAAGGCGCCGCACGCATTGCCCAGGCCACACGTCTGATCGACAGTTGCGATGCACTTGAGCAGGCTTGTCAGCAAGCGCTGCCGGGGGACGAGATCGAGCGTCGCTGTAAGGCCAGCCGCCTTGCCATCCTGGAACTGGAGCAGGCACTGGAACAGCAACTGAACCGGATCAGCCAGAGCAAAGTGACCGGGGCTTAA